The Opitutales bacterium ASA1 genome window below encodes:
- a CDS encoding SPFH domain-containing protein, whose translation MLPLTLLVLLGGVLAIVLGARGGGLVFFLGGISTLVFGFVLCGGFFTLQPNEAAVLILFGAYKGTARESGFCWTNPFNKKVKISLRARNLNGDKLKVNDKRGNPIEIAAVVVWRVEDTAQAVFDVDSYDHYVAVQSESAVRHLASGYAYDDGEHDEVTLRGGSDAVSQALQLELQERLGKAGVRVEEARLTHLAYAPEIAQAMLRRQQAEAIIAARQKIVQGAVGMVEMALNELAAKEVVDLDADRKAAMVSNLLVVLCGESEVHPVVNAGTLYS comes from the coding sequence ATGCTTCCTCTCACGCTGCTGGTGCTGCTCGGTGGCGTTTTGGCGATCGTGCTCGGAGCCCGCGGCGGCGGTCTGGTGTTTTTCCTCGGAGGGATCTCGACGCTCGTGTTCGGGTTCGTGCTGTGCGGAGGCTTCTTCACGCTCCAGCCCAACGAAGCAGCGGTGCTGATCCTGTTCGGCGCCTACAAGGGGACGGCGCGAGAGAGCGGGTTTTGCTGGACCAATCCGTTCAACAAGAAGGTCAAGATCTCGCTGCGTGCTCGGAACCTCAACGGCGACAAGCTCAAGGTGAACGACAAGCGGGGCAACCCGATCGAGATCGCCGCGGTGGTGGTGTGGCGCGTCGAGGACACGGCGCAGGCGGTGTTCGACGTGGACAGTTACGACCATTACGTGGCGGTGCAGAGCGAGTCGGCCGTGCGACATCTCGCGAGCGGCTACGCCTACGACGACGGCGAGCACGACGAAGTGACGCTGCGCGGAGGGTCGGATGCGGTCTCGCAGGCGCTGCAACTCGAGTTGCAGGAGCGTCTCGGCAAGGCGGGGGTGCGCGTCGAGGAGGCTCGGCTGACGCACCTCGCCTACGCTCCGGAGATCGCGCAGGCGATGCTCCGGCGGCAGCAGGCGGAGGCGATCATCGCGGCGCGGCAGAAGATCGTGCAGGGCGCGGTCGGGATGGTTGAAATGGCGCTCAACGAACTCGCGGCCAAGGAAGTCGTGGACCTCGACGCGGACCGGAAGGCGGCCATGGTGAGCAACTTGCTCGTCGTCCTCTGCGGCGAGAGCGAGGTGCACCCGGTGGTGAACGCGGGCACCCTGTATTCGTGA
- a CDS encoding pyridoxal-phosphate dependent enzyme codes for MLFAWSHHFSSRTLPPAVSAAKPNLTLDDIHRAAARIAPFAVRTPVLRADALDTAVGARVWFKCENSQRTGSFKFRGATNAVRSLDDSKAARGVVAHSSGNHGAALAEAARSRGIPAHVVVPEGATFAKVEAIRRAGAHLIRCAPTLRAREETAAEVVRATGAELVHPYDDARVAAGQGTACLELLEERPDLDVVFVPVGGGGLASGTCIAATDTRPGIRVIGVEPRGADDARRCLVAGDLVPAPPPDTICDGLRATLSPFTFGILSARLHEILTAPDPATRDAARLIHASLGIVVEPSSAVVLAALLGPDRPRFAGLRVGVILTGGNVDSP; via the coding sequence GTGCTTTTTGCGTGGTCGCACCACTTTTCCTCGCGCACGCTCCCGCCCGCCGTGTCCGCCGCGAAGCCGAACCTCACGCTCGACGACATCCACCGCGCCGCCGCGCGGATCGCTCCGTTCGCCGTGCGCACGCCGGTGTTGCGCGCCGATGCCCTCGATACCGCCGTCGGCGCACGCGTGTGGTTCAAGTGCGAGAACTCCCAACGTACCGGCTCCTTCAAGTTTCGCGGCGCAACGAATGCCGTGCGCTCGCTCGACGACTCCAAGGCCGCGCGCGGCGTGGTCGCCCACTCCTCCGGCAACCACGGCGCGGCCCTCGCCGAAGCCGCCCGCTCGCGCGGCATACCCGCCCACGTCGTCGTCCCGGAGGGTGCCACGTTCGCCAAGGTCGAAGCGATCCGGCGCGCCGGCGCACACCTGATCCGCTGCGCTCCCACCCTGCGGGCGCGCGAGGAAACCGCCGCAGAGGTGGTTCGCGCGACCGGCGCGGAGTTGGTCCATCCGTACGACGACGCCCGTGTCGCAGCCGGTCAAGGCACCGCGTGCCTCGAGCTCCTGGAAGAACGACCCGACCTCGACGTCGTGTTCGTGCCCGTGGGCGGCGGCGGCCTCGCCTCGGGCACGTGTATCGCCGCAACGGATACGCGTCCCGGCATCCGCGTGATCGGCGTCGAACCCCGAGGCGCGGACGACGCCCGCCGCTGTCTCGTCGCCGGCGACCTCGTGCCCGCGCCTCCGCCCGACACGATCTGCGACGGCCTCCGCGCGACACTCTCGCCTTTCACGTTCGGGATCCTCTCGGCTCGTCTGCACGAGATCCTCACCGCGCCCGATCCGGCCACGCGCGACGCCGCGCGCCTGATTCACGCCTCGCTCGGAATCGTCGTGGAACCTTCGTCCGCCGTCGTCCTCGCCGCGCTCCTCGGCCCGGATCGCCCGCGCTTCGCCGGCCTACGCGTCGGCGTGATTCTCACCGGCGGCAACGTCGACTCCCCCTGA
- a CDS encoding SRPBCC family protein: MKTLIRIAVALAVLFVVLIGSAFLLPRTYRVERSIEIAAPAAEVFRHVGDLRAWSGWTAWAEMDPEMESEFSENSTGVGAWQQWSGPKVGNGRLELTATEPPRLVRYDLFFPDYDMRSAGEIVLAPTVDGAGVVVTWTDSGDVGFQPFMRWFALLFDRMIGGDFETGLAKLKQLTERAVVVPTTGSGEGA, encoded by the coding sequence ATGAAGACGCTCATCCGTATCGCCGTGGCTCTTGCCGTATTGTTCGTGGTCTTGATCGGTTCGGCGTTTCTCTTGCCGAGGACGTATCGCGTGGAGCGCTCGATCGAGATAGCAGCACCGGCGGCGGAGGTGTTTCGGCACGTGGGCGATCTTCGCGCGTGGTCCGGTTGGACGGCATGGGCGGAGATGGATCCGGAGATGGAGAGCGAGTTTTCGGAAAACTCGACCGGCGTGGGCGCGTGGCAGCAATGGTCGGGCCCGAAGGTGGGCAACGGACGGTTGGAGCTCACCGCCACGGAACCGCCGCGGCTGGTGCGGTACGATTTGTTTTTCCCGGACTACGACATGCGGTCGGCGGGCGAGATCGTGCTTGCGCCGACGGTGGACGGAGCCGGTGTCGTCGTGACGTGGACCGACTCGGGCGACGTGGGGTTCCAGCCCTTCATGCGTTGGTTCGCCCTGCTTTTCGATCGGATGATCGGAGGCGATTTCGAGACGGGGCTCGCGAAATTGAAGCAACTGACCGAACGCGCGGTGGTCGTGCCGACCACCGGATCGGGCGAGGGCGCGTAG
- a CDS encoding 6-carboxytetrahydropterin synthase produces the protein MQTPLLLGRAMVTCSKIYHDIPFAHRQHRHAGHCALVHGHNWSFRFTFGAHRPDENGFVVDFGRVKFIRAWIEEQFDHACVFNLDDPLRETIVAAAPAAYKVLLVESCSCEGIARHVFDAIDPLVREQTGHRAFLVSVEVFEDSRNSALYRP, from the coding sequence ATGCAAACCCCGCTTCTTCTCGGCCGCGCCATGGTCACCTGCTCGAAGATCTACCACGACATCCCGTTCGCCCATCGCCAGCACAGGCACGCAGGCCATTGCGCACTCGTGCACGGGCACAACTGGAGCTTCCGCTTCACCTTCGGTGCGCACCGGCCCGACGAGAACGGCTTCGTCGTCGACTTCGGTCGGGTGAAGTTCATCCGCGCGTGGATCGAGGAGCAGTTCGACCACGCTTGCGTCTTCAACCTCGACGACCCACTGCGCGAGACGATCGTCGCCGCCGCTCCCGCCGCCTACAAGGTGCTCCTCGTCGAGAGTTGCTCCTGCGAAGGCATCGCCCGCCACGTGTTCGACGCGATCGATCCGCTTGTGCGCGAGCAGACCGGCCATCGCGCGTTTCTCGTCTCGGTCGAGGTGTTCGAAGACTCGCGCAACAGCGCCCTCTACCGACCCTGA
- a CDS encoding hydantoinase B/oxoprolinase family protein: MEETTQGVWRFWMDTGGTFTDCLALAPDGSRSRLKVLSSGCLRARVEAVDGTGGLVLSGLPESCDGILGGYSIEGTHSGARGMLAAWESAARFARIETARGTFAVGEIATLSAGEEAPVVAMRLVTGTPLGRALPAVELRLATTRGTNALLEGKGARPALFVTRGFGDVLRIGDQRRPELFALAVRKPEPLHGAVVEVAERLAADGSVLEAFDPVALRGEAKRLVAAGVEAAAVALLHGYLNPTHERAVAAVLREAGFRWVSLSSELAPLIKIVPRAETAVVDAALAPVMETYLSGVGRAVDEARFWVMTSAGGLVPRSTYRPKDSLLSGPAGGVSGASAVARRVGWPRVLTFDMGGTSTDVARIDGECEYRFQHAVGPARVFAPALRVESVAAGGGSICRFDGAALVVGPASAGADPGPACYGAGGPLTLTDVNLLAGRLDPGLFGLPVFAEAAEARLDEVVAAVAAKEGRLPERRTVLEGFLSIADERMADAIRTISVREGYDPEEYALLAFGGAGGLHACAVAERLGMKRIVYPADSGLLSAAGLQAAVPERIAQRQILRPWSEVGADLEGAIEVLRAEADEALRADGVASADAIVRRAEVELRFAGQEAGVALGAMPTETLEARFRESYERRYGYLPVGRETEVVALRVVVSGARTESERERFEDCGPGPVGASVDGRPSVARRDALVSGMWIPGNTLVQDRFGTLFVARGWSGVVGSEGTILLERTREGFGPEDAGPAAAAGADVVELELFTCRFSASVEESGELLRRCASSVNVKERLDFSCALLDAAGGLVANAPHIPVHLGALGECVRRVAETLPLGRDDVAVTNHPGFGGSHLPDVTLVAPVHADDGSLLGYVANRAHHAEIGGMRPGSMPPMARSLEEEGVVVAPMLLARAGRADWEGIRRVLTAARFPTRAVEENLADLHAQLAAARRGVEALRELARTHGAERVRWFMGALQARSAGALAEALRALGTRPREAADTLDDGTIVRVTCGPDADRGRWTIDFAGTAAVHPGNFNATPGIVRSAVIYVLRLLAGYDLPLNEGLLRDVDLRIPAGSMLAPGFPADPSACPAVVAGNVETSQRLVDVLVRAFGLSACSQGTMNNTIFGNARFSCYETIGGGAGAGPGWHGANGVHTHMTNTAITDAEVMELRMPVRVERFALRAGSGGGGRWRGGDGLERRLRFLEPVSVSLLGQRRVFGPPGAEGGADGAVGRQWIERATGEVETLDGVCGVELAAGDVLALLTPGGGGWGR; this comes from the coding sequence ATGGAGGAGACGACGCAAGGGGTGTGGCGGTTTTGGATGGATACGGGGGGCACCTTCACGGATTGCCTCGCGCTCGCGCCGGACGGGAGTCGATCGCGGCTGAAGGTGCTTTCTTCGGGTTGCCTGCGGGCACGTGTGGAGGCGGTGGACGGCACAGGCGGGCTCGTCTTGTCGGGGTTGCCCGAGTCGTGTGACGGGATCCTCGGCGGTTACTCGATCGAAGGAACGCACAGCGGAGCGCGTGGGATGCTCGCGGCTTGGGAGTCGGCGGCGCGATTCGCTCGGATCGAAACGGCACGTGGGACCTTCGCGGTCGGAGAGATCGCGACGCTTTCGGCGGGCGAGGAGGCACCGGTGGTGGCGATGCGGTTGGTCACGGGCACGCCGCTGGGCCGGGCGCTCCCTGCGGTGGAGTTGCGACTTGCGACCACGCGTGGGACGAATGCGCTCTTGGAAGGGAAAGGGGCGCGGCCGGCGTTGTTCGTCACGCGCGGGTTCGGAGACGTGTTGCGGATCGGAGATCAGCGGCGGCCGGAGTTGTTCGCCCTCGCCGTGCGAAAGCCGGAGCCGCTGCACGGAGCGGTCGTGGAGGTGGCGGAGCGTCTGGCGGCGGACGGATCGGTGCTGGAGGCGTTCGATCCGGTGGCTTTGCGTGGCGAGGCGAAGCGGTTGGTGGCGGCGGGCGTGGAAGCGGCGGCGGTGGCGCTGTTGCACGGTTATCTGAATCCGACGCACGAGCGGGCCGTGGCGGCGGTGTTGCGCGAGGCGGGGTTTCGGTGGGTGTCTCTTTCGTCGGAGCTGGCACCGTTGATCAAGATCGTGCCGCGGGCGGAGACGGCGGTGGTGGATGCGGCGCTCGCCCCGGTGATGGAAACCTACCTTTCGGGGGTGGGGCGGGCGGTGGACGAGGCCCGCTTTTGGGTCATGACGAGCGCGGGCGGGCTCGTGCCGCGGTCGACCTACCGGCCGAAGGACAGTCTGTTGAGCGGTCCTGCCGGAGGCGTCTCGGGCGCGTCGGCGGTTGCGCGGCGAGTGGGGTGGCCGCGGGTACTGACCTTCGACATGGGAGGGACGAGTACGGACGTGGCGCGTATCGACGGGGAGTGCGAGTATCGGTTTCAACACGCGGTGGGTCCGGCGAGGGTGTTCGCGCCGGCGTTGCGTGTGGAGAGCGTCGCGGCGGGAGGCGGCTCGATCTGTCGATTCGATGGTGCGGCGTTGGTCGTGGGGCCGGCGAGCGCGGGCGCGGATCCGGGGCCGGCGTGCTACGGGGCGGGCGGGCCACTGACGCTCACGGACGTCAATCTGCTGGCGGGGCGGCTGGATCCGGGGTTGTTCGGATTGCCGGTCTTTGCGGAGGCGGCGGAGGCGCGTCTCGACGAAGTCGTGGCGGCTGTGGCCGCGAAAGAGGGACGGCTTCCGGAGCGGCGTACGGTGTTGGAGGGGTTTCTGAGCATCGCCGACGAGCGCATGGCGGACGCGATCCGCACGATCTCGGTCCGTGAGGGTTACGATCCGGAGGAGTATGCGTTGCTGGCTTTCGGTGGAGCCGGCGGACTGCACGCGTGCGCGGTGGCGGAGCGGTTGGGGATGAAACGCATCGTGTATCCGGCCGATTCGGGACTGCTGAGCGCGGCGGGTTTGCAGGCGGCGGTGCCGGAGAGGATCGCGCAACGACAGATTCTGCGTCCGTGGTCGGAGGTTGGTGCGGATCTGGAAGGTGCGATCGAGGTGCTGCGCGCCGAGGCGGACGAGGCGTTGCGGGCGGACGGCGTCGCGTCGGCGGACGCGATCGTGCGGCGGGCCGAGGTGGAGTTGCGCTTCGCCGGGCAGGAAGCCGGCGTGGCGCTCGGGGCGATGCCGACGGAGACGTTGGAGGCGAGGTTCCGAGAGAGCTACGAGCGACGTTACGGCTACCTTCCCGTTGGTCGCGAAACAGAGGTCGTGGCGTTGCGGGTCGTGGTGTCGGGCGCGCGGACGGAGTCGGAGCGGGAGCGTTTCGAGGACTGCGGTCCGGGGCCGGTGGGAGCGTCCGTCGATGGGCGACCGAGCGTGGCGCGGCGGGATGCTCTCGTATCCGGGATGTGGATACCGGGAAACACGCTCGTGCAGGATCGCTTCGGGACGCTCTTCGTGGCACGAGGGTGGTCGGGCGTGGTCGGGAGCGAGGGGACGATCCTGTTGGAGCGGACGCGGGAGGGTTTCGGCCCGGAGGATGCGGGTCCGGCCGCGGCGGCAGGCGCGGACGTGGTGGAGCTGGAGTTGTTCACCTGCCGTTTCTCGGCGTCGGTGGAGGAGTCGGGCGAGCTGTTGCGGCGTTGCGCTTCGTCGGTCAACGTGAAGGAGCGGCTCGATTTTTCGTGCGCGTTGCTCGATGCCGCGGGCGGGTTGGTGGCGAACGCGCCGCACATCCCGGTGCACTTGGGAGCGCTGGGTGAATGCGTGCGCCGCGTGGCGGAAACGCTGCCGCTCGGCCGCGACGACGTGGCGGTGACGAATCATCCCGGGTTCGGAGGCAGTCATCTGCCGGACGTCACGCTCGTGGCTCCGGTGCACGCGGACGACGGGAGCTTGCTCGGCTACGTGGCGAACCGCGCACATCACGCCGAGATCGGCGGTATGCGCCCGGGGTCGATGCCGCCGATGGCACGGAGCTTGGAAGAGGAGGGCGTCGTGGTCGCGCCGATGTTGCTCGCGCGCGCGGGGCGGGCGGACTGGGAGGGAATACGGCGGGTATTGACCGCAGCTCGTTTTCCGACGCGTGCGGTGGAGGAGAACCTCGCGGACCTGCACGCACAACTCGCGGCCGCACGTCGGGGTGTGGAAGCGTTGCGGGAACTCGCGCGCACCCACGGCGCGGAACGCGTGCGGTGGTTCATGGGGGCATTGCAGGCGCGGTCGGCCGGGGCTTTGGCCGAAGCGTTGCGGGCGCTCGGCACACGCCCACGGGAGGCTGCAGACACGCTCGACGACGGAACGATCGTGCGCGTCACCTGTGGGCCGGATGCGGACAGGGGGCGTTGGACGATCGACTTCGCGGGCACGGCGGCGGTTCATCCGGGGAACTTCAACGCGACTCCGGGCATCGTGCGCAGCGCGGTGATCTACGTGTTGCGACTCTTGGCGGGGTACGATCTGCCGCTCAACGAAGGGCTGTTGCGCGATGTCGATCTGCGCATCCCCGCGGGGTCGATGCTCGCGCCGGGGTTTCCTGCCGATCCGAGCGCGTGTCCGGCAGTGGTGGCGGGCAACGTCGAAACCAGCCAACGCCTCGTGGACGTGCTCGTCCGCGCGTTCGGGCTCTCTGCGTGCAGTCAGGGCACGATGAACAACACCATCTTCGGCAACGCTCGTTTCAGCTGCTACGAGACGATCGGCGGCGGAGCGGGGGCGGGACCCGGCTGGCACGGGGCGAACGGCGTGCACACGCACATGACCAACACCGCGATCACCGATGCGGAGGTGATGGAGTTGCGCATGCCGGTGCGAGTGGAGCGCTTCGCGTTGCGCGCAGGATCGGGTGGGGGAGGGCGCTGGCGAGGTGGCGACGGTCTCGAGCGCCGGTTGCGTTTTCTCGAACCGGTATCGGTTTCCCTTCTCGGGCAGCGACGTGTTTTCGGACCTCCGGGTGCGGAAGGAGGAGCCGATGGAGCCGTCGGTCGGCAATGGATCGAACGCGCGACCGGCGAAGTTGAAACCCTCGACGGGGTCTGCGGCGTAGAACTCGCCGCGGGCGATGTGCTCGCGCTGCTCACCCCCGGTGGCGGCGGTTGGGGCCGCTGA